A genomic window from Euryarchaeota archaeon includes:
- a CDS encoding class I SAM-dependent methyltransferase family protein: MGLVDTRFRPRLEAGRVLVPVLDAEGALGAVREFGGVLIGASALDDAVGQEAPFDAIFDILASTLSPEELTLLPDRWELYGHVAVVKLHPRLVPKGEVVGRAIADALGVETVLDDFTAIGGTAREPAVRILHGHDTETIHREHGVLYKFDVARVMFASGNKEERRRMGELDCAGETVVDMFAGIGYFAIPVAKFAKADQVVAAEMNPTAHSYLKENSRLNAVEATIDARLGDNRAILPDGIADRVIMGFVGTTHEYLDKAMTILSERGGTIHYHESCPEELVSTRPATRVSQAAARNGRRIRSIAVRRVKSFSPGVSHVVADAELE; the protein is encoded by the coding sequence TTGGGCCTCGTGGACACGCGCTTCCGGCCGAGGCTTGAGGCGGGACGGGTACTTGTCCCGGTCCTCGACGCGGAAGGAGCGCTTGGTGCCGTGAGGGAGTTCGGCGGCGTTCTCATCGGCGCGTCCGCCCTGGACGACGCCGTCGGTCAAGAGGCGCCGTTCGACGCCATTTTCGACATATTGGCCTCGACGCTTTCTCCCGAGGAATTGACGCTCTTACCCGACCGTTGGGAACTCTACGGGCACGTCGCCGTGGTCAAACTCCACCCGCGCCTCGTCCCGAAGGGCGAGGTCGTCGGACGGGCGATCGCCGACGCGCTCGGCGTCGAAACGGTGCTCGACGATTTCACCGCCATCGGCGGCACGGCGCGGGAACCGGCCGTCAGGATTCTCCATGGCCACGATACCGAGACGATCCATCGCGAGCATGGCGTCCTCTACAAGTTCGATGTCGCGCGGGTCATGTTCGCTTCCGGCAACAAGGAGGAGCGCCGACGCATGGGCGAACTCGACTGCGCCGGGGAGACCGTGGTCGACATGTTCGCAGGGATAGGGTATTTCGCGATCCCCGTCGCGAAGTTCGCCAAAGCCGATCAAGTGGTCGCTGCGGAAATGAATCCGACCGCGCATTCTTACTTGAAGGAGAACTCTCGCTTGAACGCGGTCGAGGCCACGATCGATGCCCGTCTTGGCGATAACCGGGCGATCTTGCCGGACGGCATTGCCGACCGGGTCATCATGGGGTTCGTCGGGACAACGCACGAGTATCTCGACAAGGCCATGACCATACTCTCGGAACGAGGCGGCACCATCCATTATCATGAATCGTGTCCAGAGGAATTGGTTTCGACCAGGCCCGCGACTCGAGTGTCGCAGGCCGCGGCAAGAAACGGCCGAAGAATCCGATCGATCGCGGTGAGGCGCGTGAAATCCTTCTCGCCGGGCGTCAGCCATGTGGTCGCGGACGCGGAGCTCGAATGA
- a CDS encoding protease complex subunit PrcB family protein, whose product MRHLSLLVVSSILLAGCLERGPPHGNDSTSQGGDPTTPPKTPVIVEYSFEKIEGCTASRAHEGYELATDAETWSEWWAKYCQAGVIPPPERPDIGFGNESVIIASWGEKPNGGFGIAITNVTGNASGAFVAVTRGTPGESCASPAVITYPVAIARTNLTAKPRFVFLDLVHDCPESIDSTAARSRSVPGGASDASCGRPGLGSTLVAAGPPRGRSWEEPRPGAVKPCRLGATKPILSNPGRGLVFPMESNMRVLPDGGGVPCILRATTSASASRARRRSAGAGGYLHWASWTRASGRGLRRDGYLSRSSTRKERLVP is encoded by the coding sequence ATGCGTCATTTGTCGCTCCTTGTCGTCTCCTCGATCCTTCTTGCCGGGTGCCTTGAGCGTGGCCCGCCCCATGGGAATGACTCCACGAGCCAGGGCGGTGACCCTACGACGCCGCCGAAGACGCCCGTTATCGTCGAGTATTCCTTTGAAAAGATCGAGGGCTGCACTGCGAGCCGTGCCCATGAAGGGTATGAACTCGCGACCGACGCCGAGACGTGGAGCGAATGGTGGGCGAAGTACTGCCAGGCGGGCGTCATCCCGCCACCCGAACGGCCCGACATCGGTTTCGGAAACGAATCCGTGATCATCGCCTCCTGGGGCGAGAAACCAAACGGCGGATTCGGCATCGCGATAACCAACGTCACAGGGAATGCATCGGGTGCCTTCGTGGCCGTGACGCGCGGCACTCCTGGCGAGTCGTGCGCATCGCCGGCCGTCATCACGTACCCGGTCGCAATCGCTCGGACGAATCTCACGGCAAAGCCCCGGTTTGTGTTCCTCGATCTCGTCCACGATTGCCCCGAGTCAATTGATTCGACGGCCGCTCGGAGTCGATCGGTCCCCGGGGGTGCAAGTGACGCCAGTTGCGGGCGGCCGGGGCTCGGCTCGACCCTCGTTGCGGCCGGGCCTCCGCGCGGTCGATCTTGGGAGGAGCCACGTCCTGGGGCGGTCAAGCCATGCCGTCTTGGCGCGACCAAGCCCATCTTGTCCAACCCCGGTCGCGGCCTGGTTTTCCCCATGGAAAGTAACATGAGGGTCCTCCCGGATGGAGGCGGCGTCCCATGCATTCTTCGAGCGACCACATCTGCATCGGCCTCCCGGGCGAGGAGGCGGAGCGCGGGCGCCGGAGGTTACTTGCATTGGGCCTCGTGGACACGCGCTTCCGGCCGAGGCTTGAGGCGGGACGGGTACTTGTCCCGGTCCTCGACGCGGAAGGAGCGCTTGGTGCCGTGA
- a CDS encoding exo-alpha-sialidase, whose translation MHSRNAFSAAVLLLAIALSGCVGQPSDVGGAGMIVSAPPIAGLTAKSPANVMASPQVVVFQWTDTMPQTQRIDGVLVSVPQPGSPAPATKTFEFEVGPGVGAVIIAVKVADAASSLALRVYDAAGGIACKDLSGAQTLACAIDPPPGLEAPQWWKANVTAVDVPDAAGTAFSVDAGLVAGLPFQPKDLTTVLDTTISFSTHKTGGRVGEPTMGVDSKGNIFVLSGLALYKSSDKGATWRDVSPQIANTAGSADPMMRVDPYTDRIWVSQLQAAVVGILCSTLSYSDDGGATWVTNPAGCGWPSGDHQKLTVGSTSVPMAPWDGILYYAAHDTTTDSVFVSRSLDGGLVFQPVFAGISTRDNYQGLWTGTVEADRAGNVFISWAEAKEGGKNYISVSNDYGANYEMSVFGEGWDYWSFNDADFAFDDAGNTYYVWQGNTTLYYSMSKDHGKTWGAPVRINPPEIPSITFPAAVGSVKGKLAVTYYGTAQTPLYSDNAPGWTEWHLFATIVDGADTASPAMRHVQVTPDSDPAQRGSICTTGSSCNPGTRNLLDFIDIVTGPDGRFYIAYTDGCDPAHQDPKKVCDETGATKLADNWVAIEK comes from the coding sequence GTGCACAGTAGGAATGCATTCTCCGCTGCCGTTCTTCTTCTCGCAATCGCCCTCTCGGGCTGCGTCGGCCAACCGTCGGACGTCGGTGGAGCCGGCATGATCGTCTCGGCGCCACCGATCGCAGGCCTCACCGCGAAGAGTCCGGCGAACGTCATGGCCTCGCCGCAGGTGGTCGTCTTCCAGTGGACCGACACGATGCCGCAGACCCAAAGGATCGATGGTGTCCTGGTTTCCGTCCCGCAACCCGGCTCTCCAGCACCCGCCACGAAGACTTTCGAGTTCGAGGTCGGCCCGGGTGTCGGCGCGGTGATCATCGCCGTCAAGGTCGCTGATGCGGCGTCGTCGCTGGCGTTACGTGTCTACGACGCAGCCGGGGGCATCGCATGCAAGGACCTCTCTGGAGCGCAAACCCTCGCTTGCGCGATCGATCCTCCTCCTGGATTGGAGGCGCCGCAATGGTGGAAAGCGAACGTCACGGCCGTGGACGTCCCCGACGCCGCAGGCACCGCGTTCAGCGTCGATGCGGGCTTAGTCGCCGGATTGCCTTTCCAACCAAAGGACCTCACGACAGTATTGGACACGACCATTTCTTTTTCCACCCACAAGACCGGCGGCCGCGTGGGTGAGCCCACGATGGGCGTCGATTCCAAGGGGAACATCTTCGTGCTCTCGGGACTTGCCCTTTACAAGTCGAGCGACAAAGGTGCGACGTGGAGGGACGTTTCGCCACAGATCGCGAATACGGCCGGGTCGGCCGACCCCATGATGCGCGTCGACCCGTACACGGATCGCATCTGGGTGAGCCAACTCCAGGCGGCGGTCGTCGGTATCCTTTGCAGCACCCTTTCCTACTCGGACGATGGCGGGGCGACGTGGGTGACGAACCCCGCTGGGTGCGGTTGGCCCTCGGGCGACCACCAGAAGCTCACCGTGGGCTCCACAAGCGTCCCGATGGCCCCGTGGGATGGGATCCTCTACTATGCCGCCCACGACACGACGACGGATTCGGTGTTCGTTTCGCGAAGCCTTGATGGCGGGCTTGTCTTCCAACCGGTCTTCGCGGGGATAAGCACGCGTGACAACTACCAGGGGTTATGGACGGGGACTGTGGAAGCAGACCGGGCGGGGAACGTGTTCATAAGTTGGGCCGAGGCCAAGGAGGGCGGCAAGAATTACATCTCCGTGAGCAACGACTACGGCGCGAACTACGAGATGAGCGTCTTCGGCGAGGGCTGGGATTATTGGTCTTTCAACGATGCGGATTTCGCGTTCGACGACGCGGGGAACACGTACTACGTGTGGCAAGGGAACACGACGCTTTACTATTCGATGTCAAAAGATCACGGGAAGACGTGGGGCGCGCCCGTGCGGATAAATCCGCCGGAGATCCCTTCGATAACGTTCCCGGCGGCTGTCGGCTCGGTCAAGGGAAAGCTCGCGGTGACTTATTATGGGACGGCGCAAACGCCCCTTTATTCGGACAACGCGCCCGGCTGGACCGAGTGGCACCTCTTCGCGACGATAGTCGACGGTGCCGACACCGCGTCGCCGGCGATGCGCCACGTCCAAGTTACGCCCGATAGTGACCCGGCGCAACGCGGTTCGATATGCACAACGGGTTCGTCTTGCAACCCCGGTACCAGGAACCTTCTGGACTTCATCGACATAGTGACAGGGCCTGATGGCAGGTTCTACATCGCGTACACCGATGGGTGCGACCCCGCGCATCAAGATCCGAAGAAGGTCTGCGACGAGACGGGTGCGACGAAACTTGCCGACAACTGGGTGGCAATAGAAAAGTAG
- a CDS encoding peptidyl-tRNA hydrolase yields MVIVVRKDLKLSPGKMAAQVGHAAVNLALAGARRKDKAYEAWLSEGQKKVVVKGEGLRQLYELKEQAEALGLATTLVSDAGLTEVEPGTTTCLGVGPAKAKDVDRVTGGLALA; encoded by the coding sequence ATGGTCATCGTCGTCCGAAAGGACTTGAAGCTATCGCCGGGGAAGATGGCCGCGCAAGTCGGCCACGCCGCCGTGAACCTCGCGCTAGCAGGTGCAAGGCGAAAGGACAAGGCGTACGAAGCGTGGCTGTCGGAGGGGCAGAAGAAGGTGGTCGTCAAGGGAGAGGGCCTCCGCCAGCTTTACGAGCTCAAGGAACAAGCGGAAGCCCTTGGCCTCGCCACGACACTCGTATCCGACGCTGGACTCACGGAGGTCGAGCCCGGGACGACGACGTGCCTTGGCGTCGGGCCTGCCAAGGCCAAAGACGTCGACCGCGTGACCGGCGGCCTCGCTTTGGCATGA